The Bacteroidota bacterium DNA window TTGCCGCGTCGCTCACTACGTTCGCTCCTCGCAACGACAGTGTGTAACCTCAGTCCTCCTTCGGCGGGACGTGGTACAGTATATCCAACACTGCCCCCCCGAGCCTAGTCGCCTCTCGCTCCTCTGGCCACGGGGAATCCGAGAAGAGGTCAGAGTAGTGGTAAGCGCGGTACGACGTGCCGTCGAAGATTTCGTAGAGGAGAGGGATGCCGCCTGTGTCAATGACCCGATACTCGCCAGGAACGCACTTCGGTAAGACGCTTTCATCGGGTAATGTCCACAGCGACAGCGCCTCCAGTGTACCGAACAGCGCAGCCCAATCCGGCTCCGAATTCAAGTTGAACAGACACGCCGAAGCTGTCGTGTCTCGGTGAACGACATCGCACCCTCCTTCGATCATGTAGCGCCCCAAACGTTTGTGCTCTTCTTGCCTATCCCTCCTCGCGTCGGGATCATGGTAGTAAGGGCCACGGGGCAGTGCATACCCTTGCCCGATCTGCCCCCTTCGAAGCGAACAAATCGGTCGAAGCTATGGCTGTCGAAGTGCCAGATGCGGACCTCAGGGGAGCCTTCTCGCTTGTCAGACAACGGTTCCCAGCCGAGGACTCCCGCCAGAGCGTTGACCTTGGGGACCAGGTCTTCGTTGACCCGCGAAAGGTCTTCGGCTTGGTAGCTGGAGTCTGTCCTGCACCCCCTGCCGAGTTCAAAGTCTTGCAGTGTCGTGTAGCCGGACGAAATCTGGACGTCCTCAACAGTATGTGAACGGAAGCCGATGAATGAGGCCGTCACGTCGTAGGTGCCGACGGGAACACCGATGACGAAGTAGTTGCCGTCGGCGTCGGCTGCAGCGCCGAGTTGGGTGTCTTCGAGGATGACGTTAGCGCCGGGCAGCGGGTCGCCGAGGTCGTCCACGACGCGGCCGGCGAGCTTGCCGGTCTGCTGCGCCGAAGCGGCGAGGGGGAGTAAGAGAGCGAGCAGGGCGAGGCGCATCGGGTCGCTGTTTTTCACGGAGGCTATGCTTTGCGTATCGGTCCGGGCAAGGCAAATTGAAGCCCGCCCAGACTCCGGCCCCTGACCGCTTCTAAACAGAAAGTTGAAACGGCTGACCCGCCGCTGTCACCCTTCGGTCGTAACTTTCACTAATTAGTGAAACCAAACGGTATGAGCTTACTCGCCCGTATTGCCCGGCGCTCCGACGCCCGCCTCAACACCCACACCGCCCCCGTCCCCGTCCGCCCCGACGCGCCGCACGTCGCCGTCATCGGGTCCGGGTTCGGCGGCCTCGCGGCGGCGGTGCGCCTGCTGGTCCGCGGCTACCGCGTCACGGTCGTCGACCGCCTCGACCAGCCCGGCGGCCGGGCCCGCGTCTTCCGCGAGACCACCGACGCCGGCACCTACGTCTTCGACGCCGGGCCGACGCTCATCACGGCCCCGTTCCTGTTCGACGAGCTCTGGAAGCTCGCCGGCCGGCACCTGTCGGACGACGTGGACCTCGTCCCGATCACGCCGTTCTACCGCATCCGCTTCGACGACGGAGCCGTCTTCGACTACACCGGCGACGCCGACGCGATGCGCCGCGAGATCGCCCGGTTCAACCCGAGCGACGTGGCGGGCTACGAGCGTTTCCTCAAGAAGAGCGAGTCGATCTACAACGTCGGCTTCGAGGAGTTGGGGCACGTCCCGTTCTCGCGCCCGAGCGACATGGCGCGCATCGCCCCGGCGATGGCGGCGCTGGAGAGCCACCGGACGGTCTACGGGCTCGTCTCGAAGTACATCAAGGACCACCGGCTGCGCCAGGTCTTTAGCTTCCACCCCCTCCTCGTCGGCGGCAACCCGTTCTCAACGACGAGCATCTACACCCTCATCGCGTTTCTCGAGCGGAAGTGGGGCGTGTGGTACGCGATGGGCGGGACGGGCGCGCTCGTGCGCGGCATCGCCGGCCTGATCGAAGACCTCGGCGGGCAGTTCCGCTGGGGCGAGACGGTCGAGGAGATCACGGTCGAGGCCGGCCGGGCGACGGGCCTGCGGCTCGAGTCCGGCGAGCACCTCGCCGCCGACCTCGTCGTCTCGAACGCCGACGCGGCGTGGACCTACCGCCACCTCGTCGCCCCGCAGCACCGCCCGACCTGGAACGACGACAAGCTCGACCGGGCCAAGCTCTCGATGAGCCTCTTCGTGTGGTACTTCGGCACCGACCGCCAGTACGAGGACGTAGCGCACCACACGATCCTGCTTGGCCCGCGCTACCGCGAGCTCCTCGACGACATCTTCCACCACCACCGCCTCGCCGACGACTTCTCGCTCTACCTCCACCGCCCGACGGCCACCGA harbors:
- a CDS encoding carboxypeptidase-like regulatory domain-containing protein — translated: MRLALLALLLPLAASAQQTGKLAGRVVDDLGDPLPGANVILEDTQLGAAADADGNYFVIGVPVGTYDVTASFIGFRSHTVEDVQISSGYTTLQDFELGRGCRTDSSYQAEDLSRVNEDLVPKVNALAGVLGWEPLSDKREGSPEVRIWHFDSHSFDRFVRFEGGRSGKGMHCPVALTTMIPTRGGIGKKSTNVWGAT
- a CDS encoding phytoene desaturase, which encodes MSLLARIARRSDARLNTHTAPVPVRPDAPHVAVIGSGFGGLAAAVRLLVRGYRVTVVDRLDQPGGRARVFRETTDAGTYVFDAGPTLITAPFLFDELWKLAGRHLSDDVDLVPITPFYRIRFDDGAVFDYTGDADAMRREIARFNPSDVAGYERFLKKSESIYNVGFEELGHVPFSRPSDMARIAPAMAALESHRTVYGLVSKYIKDHRLRQVFSFHPLLVGGNPFSTTSIYTLIAFLERKWGVWYAMGGTGALVRGIAGLIEDLGGQFRWGETVEEITVEAGRATGLRLESGEHLAADLVVSNADAAWTYRHLVAPQHRPTWNDDKLDRAKLSMSLFVWYFGTDRQYEDVAHHTILLGPRYRELLDDIFHHHRLADDFSLYLHRPTATDPTMAPPGHDAFYVLSPVPHLDSGTDWHAQAERYRQAIEDSLAESVLPGLGEHLTVSRTLDPQGFLDDYLSVKGAAFSFEPVLMQSAYFRPHNVSEDVEGLYLVGAGTHPGAGMPGVLSSARVLDTIVPDPASLARSLQPA